A genomic stretch from Hymenobacter psoromatis includes:
- a CDS encoding peptidase produces the protein MKHLSLALVALLAASQLAAAQTTAPGAAPTPRAEVRPVATSLSAITQGLKKFDGYFPFYYDEKTGKIYLEVERFDQDFLYFSSLTDGVGLGGPERGAAAASLVRFVKMGPKVLLLEPNLSYRATGKNPDEQRAVESAFAKSVIWGFVPVAVEGNKVLLDLTPFLVRDSQKLTDQLGRRSFAGLRSGAGGPPPTPYRFDETRSLVDPNGTRNFPKNTEFEALITFVGGPGAGGLDFGQGSAGLAPDPNAVTVRMHQSLVELPLPGFEMRPFDPRAGFNPFTYLDFSAPMTESLTQRSIRRHRLAKKNPGAKISDPVEPIVYYVDRGAPPDIKRALIEGGGWWNQAFEAAGYRNAFVVKELPEGADPMDIRYNVVNWVARAGNPRAFSYGSSYIDPRTGEIIKGVVTLGSDRHRQDYLLAEGLLQPYKPGQPVPKAMEEMALARIRQLSAHEIGHTLGLYHNFAASVRGRTSVMDYPFPRITLKPDGTVDVSQAYAAGIGSWDKRAILWGYQDFPKGTSEAAGLAAIMRETLAQGHLFAYDPTIALHPLSSQWDDGADPVAQLTQLMAVRRHVLDTFSANAVPPGAPLATLEEVLVPIYLLHRYQVAATAKTLGGLYFTPAVKDDGQVPTRLVPPADQWRALNALLATITPAALALPEKLLTQLPPHPAGYASTMEDFDSHTGISFDPLAAAEAAAAPTLAALLNAERAARLIEYHARDAQQPGFMPVVDKVLAQTWKTPLAAGYPGEIQVVVNNLTLKSLLRLAATPDLSESVRGESLLELDQLKQWMTTRLPTAEPRQKANLLFGLSQIRKFEDDPNKFTPAPALDQPPGAPIGMPGMGFLGDDVVR, from the coding sequence ATGAAGCACCTCTCCCTTGCGTTGGTGGCGCTGCTGGCGGCCAGCCAGCTGGCCGCCGCCCAAACCACCGCGCCCGGCGCGGCCCCTACCCCCCGCGCCGAAGTCAGGCCGGTGGCCACCTCGCTCAGCGCTATTACGCAGGGGCTGAAGAAATTCGACGGCTATTTTCCGTTTTATTACGACGAGAAGACGGGCAAAATATACCTGGAGGTCGAGCGCTTTGACCAGGACTTTCTCTACTTCAGCTCCCTCACCGATGGGGTAGGGCTGGGCGGGCCGGAGCGCGGCGCGGCGGCCGCCAGCCTGGTTCGGTTTGTGAAAATGGGGCCAAAGGTGCTGCTGCTGGAGCCCAACCTAAGCTACCGCGCCACCGGCAAAAACCCCGACGAGCAGCGCGCGGTGGAAAGCGCCTTTGCCAAGTCCGTCATCTGGGGCTTCGTGCCGGTGGCCGTGGAAGGCAATAAGGTGCTGCTCGACCTCACGCCCTTTCTGGTGCGCGACAGCCAGAAGCTGACCGACCAGCTGGGTCGGCGCAGCTTCGCGGGGCTGCGCAGCGGGGCGGGCGGGCCGCCGCCTACCCCCTACCGCTTCGACGAAACCCGCTCGCTGGTGGACCCGAATGGCACCAGGAATTTTCCAAAAAACACCGAGTTTGAGGCGCTTATCACCTTCGTGGGCGGGCCTGGTGCGGGGGGGCTCGACTTTGGCCAGGGCAGCGCCGGCCTCGCGCCCGACCCCAATGCCGTGACCGTGCGGATGCATCAGTCGCTGGTGGAGCTGCCCCTGCCCGGCTTCGAAATGCGGCCTTTTGACCCGCGCGCCGGCTTCAATCCCTTCACCTACCTTGATTTTTCGGCCCCCATGACCGAGTCGCTGACGCAACGCTCCATCCGGCGGCACCGCTTGGCCAAGAAAAACCCCGGTGCCAAAATCAGCGACCCCGTCGAGCCCATTGTGTACTACGTGGACCGGGGCGCGCCGCCCGACATCAAACGGGCCCTCATCGAGGGCGGCGGCTGGTGGAACCAGGCGTTTGAGGCGGCTGGCTACCGCAATGCGTTTGTGGTAAAGGAGCTGCCGGAGGGGGCTGACCCGATGGACATTCGCTACAACGTGGTAAACTGGGTGGCCCGCGCTGGCAACCCACGGGCGTTTTCCTACGGCTCGTCGTACATCGACCCGCGCACTGGCGAGATTATTAAGGGGGTAGTGACGCTGGGCTCGGACCGCCACCGCCAGGACTACCTGCTGGCCGAGGGCCTGCTTCAGCCCTACAAACCGGGCCAGCCGGTGCCCAAGGCGATGGAGGAAATGGCGCTGGCCCGCATCCGGCAGCTTTCGGCCCACGAAATCGGCCACACGCTGGGGCTTTACCACAACTTCGCTGCTAGCGTCCGCGGCCGCACCTCCGTGATGGACTACCCCTTCCCGCGCATCACGCTGAAGCCCGATGGCACCGTGGATGTGTCGCAGGCCTACGCCGCCGGCATCGGCAGCTGGGACAAGCGGGCCATTTTGTGGGGCTACCAGGACTTCCCGAAGGGCACTAGCGAAGCGGCTGGCTTGGCGGCCATTATGCGCGAAACGCTGGCGCAGGGCCACCTGTTTGCCTACGACCCCACCATCGCGCTACACCCGCTGTCGAGCCAGTGGGACGATGGCGCCGACCCCGTGGCCCAGCTTACGCAGCTGATGGCCGTGCGGCGGCACGTGCTCGACACGTTCTCGGCTAATGCCGTGCCGCCCGGCGCGCCCCTCGCCACCCTGGAGGAAGTGCTGGTGCCGATATACCTGCTGCACCGCTACCAGGTGGCCGCCACCGCCAAAACCCTGGGCGGCCTCTACTTCACGCCCGCCGTGAAGGATGACGGCCAGGTGCCGACCCGCCTGGTGCCCCCCGCCGACCAGTGGCGCGCCCTGAATGCGCTGCTGGCCACCATCACCCCCGCCGCCCTGGCGCTGCCCGAAAAGCTGCTCACCCAACTCCCGCCTCACCCCGCCGGCTACGCCAGCACGATGGAGGATTTCGACAGCCACACCGGCATCTCCTTCGACCCGCTAGCCGCCGCCGAGGCCGCCGCCGCGCCTACCCTGGCGGCCCTGCTGAACGCCGAGCGGGCAGCGCGCCTCATTGAGTACCACGCCCGCGACGCCCAGCAGCCGGGCTTTATGCCGGTGGTGGATAAGGTGTTAGCCCAAACCTGGAAAACGCCGCTGGCCGCCGGCTACCCCGGTGAAATTCAGGTAGTCGTGAATAATCTCACCCTGAAATCGCTGCTCCGGCTGGCCGCTACCCCCGACCTTTCGGAGAGCGTGCGCGGTGAAAGCCTGCTCGAACTGGACCAGCTCAAGCAGTGGATGACCACCCGCTTACCCACCGCCGAGCCCCGCCAAAAAGCCAACCTGCTCTTCGGCTTATCGCAAATCAGAAAGTTCGAGGACGACCCCAACAAATTCACGCCCGCCCCGGCGCTGGACCAGCCGCCCGGCGCGCCTATTGGGATGCCGGGAATGGGTTTTTTGGGGGATGACGTGGTGCGGTAG